GGCCTTCATCACAACAGTCTTTGGATAGATCTCGTCTACGACTGGGCTACTACGTGTTCACGACATTCGGTCAGCTTTTagctgaaaatggaaaaacaattGTGAATAGCCACGTTATTGGAGCCTCAGTGGATGACGCCACTAGAAGTTTGAAGTAGGTTCCAGGCACGTTCATCTGGCGCATTCACCCATCTTTTATTCGCTTCTTAGCttctttgcagaattttttcaaagttcaagttaaatttcttctgaataaGTGTCCCTTGCCTTGTCTTTGAAGTAGATGTTCTGTGGTTCAGCCTTCCCCCGGACCAACCAGCCACTTTCACTTTTTACCACCTCCGAAAGAATGGTGTAAGTAATCCGCGATGCGTGTTCTGGAATCTGGATCTAAGGTTGGCAACTGAGATCGTTTTTCGATTTCATTTTCTCCGAAAAGGAACGGTTGTAGAGAATGGAGTACAGAAGGATGCCGTATGCTCTCTACAAACAACGATGCTACCGAATGCGCATGTGATCATTTGACAAGGTGAGCAAAAAAAGTCCTGATCCAAAGAaccattttttaaatcctcTCCCAGAAGAATTTGTAACTTAGCGATTTGATTTCTTCCACTTCCTGTCGTGTGTTAAACTGATATTATCTATATTTACCGGAAATTGCACATAGATATTATGGTACCAGATGAACGAAAATCTCTGGAAAGGGATGAATGCCGTACTTAAATTCGCAATTTTATCGGTGAACTGTCCGCGATTTCAAAGTTCGCACCGCTGGTCGAGTACTTTATGCGCAtttaaaccaaaaaaataGGTCCTGACGTAGAAAACGTTGTCCATTAATAGCTTTGCGATCCTTATGGACGTCTCCGGTAAGGTGTCCGAATACACTGGGACCGCAGCGGCGGCTCTGGATGTGGTGTCTATCATCGGATGTGCACTCTCTGTAGTGTGTTTGGCGTTGTCACTGTTTGTATTCACATTCTTCAGGTGCGAATACTTTTGACTTTAGTGAATGATCCGTGGTTTTTAGTTCAATAGTCATTATTTTAGATCCTTATACAACGTAAGAAACACGATTCATCGAAATCTTTGCTTGAGCTTGCTGCTCGCTGAGCTTATATTTGTTATTGGTGAGTTTTACCATGAGGAGCAAGTAACATGAGTTTTACCATGACTAGTAACAACTTCGTTTTTTGAGAGcaagtgaaaacaaatttttggtAATTTGATGCTCCTTTTTATATGGCGGTAAAAGCTTTTCCAGAGCAAGTTCGCAGAAAAAAtgttcactttaatttttaaggaatGGATCGAACAGGAAATCGTGTCGGTTGTTCGATTGTCGCCTTATTACTGCACTACTTTTTCCTAGCTTCGTTCTGTTGGATGCTTCTGGAGGGGTACCAGCTGTACCAGATGCTGATACAAGTGAGTCGTGGATCACGCACAACGTTAATTCCTCTTGTTTTGTCCCTGCAGTCACCTTCTCTCTTCCAGGTTTTCGAACCAGACAAGACACGTGTCCTGCTGTATTATCTGTTCTCGTACGGATTTCCAGCAGTTGTAGTTGCAGTTTCAGCAGGGGTTGCATGGCATAACTATGGGACGGATCGATAGTGAGTTTTCGATTGATCTCAGGATCCAGTAGAAGAATTCTTTATGTTCAGTTGCTGGATAAACACCTCAACACCAACACTTTGGGCATTCATTGGACCAGTTGTCGTGGTTATTTTGGTAGGGATCCATTATCGTCTTGCCTTTTACGGCAGAAGATAATAGGACTTCTTTTAGGCAAATGTGATATTTCTGGCGATTGCGTTACGAGTAGTTCTGTCAGTGAGGACTCGCGACCGCAATAAGTCTGATCGTGTTTTTGGGTGGCTGAAGGTATGTACTACTTTAGTTCACTGTTGCCCGTTCTCACTTGCAATCTCTTTCCAGACTATTTTATTATACTTTCGTTATTGCCCTTTCTAATAGTATTTTCAcgttaaaatcttttttgagggttttttttttcccgttcgGTGGTCGCtttatcattttctctttaatAATAGAAAACCTTTTGCGATTTCAATCAAACTTTTTGGAATTGATCTCTGACTTTCCAtagaaacgaaatgaagtttCGACGAATTTTTAAAGGTTTGCTACAAAGACCCAGCTCCAATTCTCTACCATTTACCTCCTCCCTCGTGCTTTCGCGTGATCTCGGTAATGTCAGAAGCTATCTTCAAGTTCTCATCCGCCCATCATAATACGGCATCTTCTGTTAACGACCTTGTTGCTTAAGTACTGCATTTTCGATTTCGGCATCAGCCATAAGAGTAGAATTATCATTCGCATGAAGTCACTTTTTCTCGATCCTGGGATGTAATGGTTCCAAAGGGGACTTCAACCTGCTGACTTTGAACTCGGAGTCTCTTTGACATAGCGTTTTAAATGTATACCAGAAATCCTAGACATTTAAAAAGCTGCTTCGGTCATTTCATACCCTCCCAAAATCTAAAACTGTCAACATCTTTAGCTCATTATTATCAATCTTGCCTCATTCAGGGTTCCGCGACACTTTTGTGTCTTCTCGGTATCACCTGGATCTTTGGATTTCTTACAGCTGTTAACAACACCGGAGGAATAGTCTTCGCATGGATATTCACTATTCTCAACTGTTCACAGGTACCACTACaagttttgaagtttgtaaaattCCCTGGCTAGTTGTGCGAGCATTCACTGGGGAAGGTTCGGTGGACTGTATttgcatgagaaaaaaagtgccataatttttccatgtaagtgacagaaaaagaaagcgaacGAGTATGGAATGCTAATAttgtgctgatttttttttcccttcataCCTTCAGGACGACAAAAATGCATCCGTTTGATGTAGAAGCGAAGTAAAAATAATCAGCGGTGTGTTTCATGAAAGTTGTGCAAATCACGAGTATGGGCGTGATTACCTTAAATTCCTCTCTATAATCCTAAAAAATCGTCTTCGAGAAGCGAGAAATGTTTCCACGACAATAAGGCGTGTACATTCAAGTCACCGCGGAAATTTCCGTTCTTTCCATCTCCACGTTGAAGGCAGCATGCAACGAAATCGGCAATGCTGGGATCTCTCGACGAAATGATCGGGTTCGGAGTGTAAACACGAGTTTGAACGTGATTACGTTGAGTTCCCCTTAATCGTCGGAAAAAGTCGCCTTCTaattcgaatattttcttgtGAATACCTTATGAGGTGCTGCGTCTGCAAGCGAGCGAACGAACGAAAGTTCTTTCCTCGgtatgaaaatttaaaattaaaaaattttagcCAAACGAATAAATacgctgctgagggaaccggaacGCACACAGCGGTCTTACGTTCCTCGTAAGGTCGTGTAAGGAAAATTGGGACATGAAAGCCGTTCCCCACGCAGTTTTTCGGGACGGCTTGgcagaattgagcgtgatagTGCTTATTCTCGTGATATACACCCTCAACCTTATTCTTTCGTAGGCAGGAACAGCGTCGatctcgtggtatgctgccttcaggACTACTATGACTGGTTGAAGCAGCTGACGCGACTGAGCAGCGGTCTCTCACATTGTAGCTGCAGAATAGAAGGGAAAACGTTTTGACGAAAGTGACTGTAACCTTACGAACGCAAACAAATAGAAAGATTAGCGCAACGGCAAGCAACTGTCAGCAATAACAGATTGTGATATGGCGCTCATCATGAAAAATTTTACCATGGACTTTTCAGGGAGTTTTCATCTTCATTCTACATGTGGTTTTGAACGAAAAAGTGCGTATTACCATAGTACGGTGGTTGAGAAGCGGCGTTTGCTGTTTACCCGATAAAACAAGTGCTGATAACAGCAGGTTTGTTGCAACAAGTTCTGCTTACCTGAATTTCAATAAATTCGTACATCTGTAGGGATTACATCAGTAGCAAACATCGATTCATGAATATGATGAAGGCGAACTACAACAGTGGAAGTAGTCCGGATACAGCCAGTACGGATGATAAGGAGAAACAGTTGACGCCCACTAGTAAGTTCACGAGGACAGAATACAAATTCCGTCATTCCTCTTGTAATGTTCACAGAAATGTCACTAAGTAGCGGGAAGTCACGTTTGCTGGTGAATTCCGAGACGGCTCTATTAGAGTCGACAACAGTAGTTGGCGGAGAACGACGACGTCAGGCGGCGAATAGAAATAGAGTTCGGTTTAGTGATGAAAAAGGACACGgaagtaatttttccaaatttctgtTCCCAgtttgctttgttttcgactttttctcaATTGCTTTGCAATATCGTGTTTTGTTGGTACTGTGGTACTGGTAACTACGGTCGTATCAAAGCGAACTGAATcgcagtgcagttgcgtaagcggctgcgctcgaagcggagcggcaGAGCTAACGGCTAGGATCGAGATCGAGTCGTCGCTGGCTTCACTCGAAATGCAGctatgagtggtgctagcgaaggtcccaccgcGATCCTAACCGTAAGTTTCACCGCGTCTCTTCGACCGAGGCCGCTTACAGAACTGCgccgagcttcatttcgtcTTGGCGGCATTTGATCTACTAGGATTTTTGAGAATGCGAATAATGATGAGAAGTAGAATGCTGTAACAGATCAATTCATATCaggttttttcaaaagaatattAAAAGAATATTGAGATACATTTGGAGACCAAATTTTTGAGTCAACTTCAGTGTGTATTTTAATAGAGAATAAGGATGATGTCACAATTAAAGCGATTTTACGCGACGTATCTATGCTCTAGTGTGCGAGCACTTATTTATTAGGAGGAGCAACCATTGCAAGAAATAGAATGTTTAAATGGTATAAATTATGTTTCCAGAAACATTTAAGTAATTTTGTGAGCCTACCTCAAAATTCGAGAGTATGAACAAATAGGCAGCGGCGAGCTTGATTACATTAGTGTGATCAATTGCATGTGAAGACGTCAAGATAATAAAAGCATGATTTATGAAATTAAGTTCAAGAGTGGCTTGAAAAGCTTCAGAGAAGTAGCGAAAATGTAAGCGATTATTTGCAGCCAAAACCAATGAGTGGCTGCAACGGCTTACCGCCGAAAATCAAGAAGTAAGTCCATTGTCGTCACCAAGGTTCTCGGACGACGTTGAACCAGCACCAGAGGATCAAATCAGCAGCTATTCGGACCCACGGTAAGTTCGAATTTGTTCCCATTAATGTTACGGGCTTATTGTCGTAGAATCAGCGGCTCCCATCTGGATGGAATTGGTGATCCCGTCGAGAAGCACGCGCCCGtgaagaggaagaagttcCCATTGGGAGCCAGTGAAACCGAGCGTGGATCTAAGCATGTTGTTGTCGAGCGATTCTAATCAGTCAGCTtcgattttcttcagaaaacgaAGCTCATATatgcagaaatattttcttatttttcctttgctAATGATATGCTCATTTTAGACGaggtatgtgtgtgtgttatgTTATTACTATTGACATCTAATCGCCTCAAAACAATTTGATGAATTCGAGGCTTGAAAGGTGCAGATGAAGACCTTTTTGGGTAGTGCAAAAGCTGCGCCATTTTAGATGTCAGTACATATACACAGTAGTAGAAGTCGATCTTGTTGCTAACTGTTACGAACTAATATTGTTGTCTGTCGAAATGTTTACAGTAAATTTGAGGAGTCTAATGTGTTACACGGGATTTATTTTGCTGCTTATATTGTGATGTTTTGTGATTGAGTAAAAGTCGATATTGCTTATTCTTAGATGATCTCACTCGTAGAAATCTTTAACTGCATActgtaaaaggaaaaaatctatatcaaaggaaaaaatctccTAATCTATAGCAATGAGCCGATCGTGGAATGTCTTGGATCGACATTAATCAATacgaaattcaagaaattttcttcttaatcatCTTCCTAAATGTTTTGACTGCGTAATGTAATTTTCGTTATATCTCGACATTCCTTTCATTCTTCACCATTTCTTAATCCTATAAAAGGTGGCAAGATTGTGTATCATCATTCCTGGAATAAAAGTCGTCTGTCTTTCGTCTTCCAAGTACTTCAAGATATGGAAAGAGAATTTTCGGGTGTTTTTCTCAGCGATCAAAGCAAAggcaaaaaaatatcaaaatttctctttccttcGGACAGGGTCCTTGTATTCATATTACTGTGGCCGCAAGGTTTACGGCCGCAAGTTTTAATAAATTCTTGACGTTCCTGACGTTTTTCCCGTTTCCAGAgaatcaaaggcatcaccctgcgaatctggggtggtgggggtttcagatgggttatgcctatacggggtcgtagattatggggaggagtgtgattctgtccatttcttcctaattgccgtaaaagcggcctggaagatgcgacCCATAAGGCTGGCGTGTTCCAATCggactcattgtagaaaatagcgcgccgcaacgctcgaagccgaGCTACGTCTCTCTGACGCCCCGCTCACGCCACCCTCCTCACCCATTTCTCCGTGTCTGCTGCTCTTATGATGTGCTTTTAGTAtcgaacgaaaaggaaaggaaaggtaccttgtattagatgttgtttgagactctacataaagtgtgcttgtaagttaaatataaaagaaagaatgaatgaaagagttttgtataagtgatatgtcATTTAGAAATGCAAGTGAGAATGaaattatagttgggtcaaaacaactTGAATCTCGAGTGTAGCTGCGGCGTACTTACGTACGCGATCGTAACGGCGCAGTGCAGGGAGCGAGTCAGAACCGAGTAGGGAGCGTCGCCAACTTCAGCGATAGATGAtcccagcaagggtttcaccacgcaaTGCTCCACCggagcgcctcgagagaagccgcgtatgaaattgcgtacgtgcttcatgtcgttttgaccctactatatccTGTTTTGAATTGTTAGGTGGAAACCACCTttccatctctgggaatgcaggAGATATTTCAAAGAATGTCCCACTGATTGGTGTAAtgctatatttttttgaaactttttttttggctttctaggaatttctttttccttatctagctgggtaaaactggcatccaacgactTGCGAGGCGCGAATTATGTCTCACAGACATAcattgtacctaaaggtatatctcgaagatacaaaggtctctgtttgTCGCTAAtgcacctaacctgtcatattgattttatgcagagaatagatagaaatgaagcgacaAAACACTGTCGAAGgaagtttgaagaacaaagttttattgtataaaacgtacaagcaagtattggaATATCTGACatgcgctctatataaacattatttctatgtgaaattttgagaaggtaaaatgtagaaaggaggtTAAAGAAAGtgtacaaagtaataagcacATAGAGTTGTTGTAcgtatagctgctgcagttgaaatttgaacatgaatttgttgaatggcatcgtgacaaacacatacttatgcactgcgaGTTTATACAGAAGAGTTAGGGCctaaaatgtgtgaaattatgagatttgtgaaaatatatgcatgttgtttttttcccctgcgGCATCTTTTTGAACTACTCTTTACTTATGTGATGTTACATTGGATAAAATGATCTAcatcttctcttttatttccaaTGAAATTTTCACTATGCGCACTATGCGGGTTGACTAGAGCGCGATAgagaggcggggtgtaggtgatctcaggcggtcgcaatgtctagctggtggagtgGCAGCAGTAAGCACGCGCAGGCGCGCGGTACTGAAGAGAGGACaagagcggtcagccggtttttacgggtacctcttgtcgcATGGATTTCAGTAGCATTCGTACACTGGTGCGGAATACAGTGAGGGTGTGAGATCACCATAGACTCTAGAGCATTTGATCTATTCGTGCTCTACCAGAGGGTGTATGTATAGCTCAGAGAGCGGTGCAAGTGGCAATGAGTGATTCTTTATCAACGGACATTTGTCTCTGTTGTTCATTGCGGAATTTTCTTAACATATGTGCTCTCTTTTCCGTTATTTCACCAAAGCACGTTGCATCCATTTACTAATGTCATCGTATCACACCAATTTCCCTTGGGGTCCACATAAATATGCTCTTACATTACTATATCAGGTTCCTTTGCCAGGTTCCACCCAGGAATATATTCAGTAAATCTCACTCCAAGGGTCCAGTTAGTCTCTGGAATGTATATTAAGCGCTCATTTCAATGTGTTACTCATATTTTCCTGATTtctaataatgaaaaatttcgcAATTATAAAATGTGGAGTATAGTTGTTTCTTAACAGTTTTGAATCATTCCCTGACATttcattttggaaattttaaattcttctgGAATTATTTACATCATCTCGCAAGTGATCTCGCAAGTTTCAACAATCTCACGTCGAAACGGAGCATCAACGTCATTGGAAATAAAGATAAGGCCGAAAGAAGTATGTTACCGAGTAAGTTATTGTTGTTCACACTAAGGAACCTCCAGGCGGTTGTGTAAACGGTTCGGCGGCTTTGGGCTTCAATGGTCACTAAGTGTTCACAACCTTGCGCTCAATAATCATCAAACAGCAGAGCCGCCGAACCCcgcccgcgcggctctgaTCGGGCAACCTTCGTAGTCATCAGCGGATACGGTAAGTAGTCGCAgccgtttttttctgcaaacgcACAGTAACAGTCGTTCTGCTAGGTATGGTAGAGTGAAGACGGCATGAAGCCGTtgagtaagcggctgcgctcgaagcgccgCGGTGGTGAAAGCATTTCAAATCGatgtgaactgcagcgaagaagtgtgccagcaagggttccctTTCAATCCTAACCGTTGCGCTCCAACGCACCGCTCTGACCGCAGCTGCTTGCGCAATTGTATCGACCTTCAAGTCGTTTCTACCCAACTATAACTATCAACGATCGTTAACAGTCTGTTGACTCTGACACACCCAAATCGAACCGTATCTAGAGTGACCATTTGAAGGGAATTGTGGCGGAAACCTCGACAGTGCTAGTACTGCACTTGCACTCAGAGCACGAAAAAGGCAATGGAGCACAACAGGCGCAAAGATGCATAGAACACGTAGACCGTTCTGGTTACCACTTGGTcggagcttgcatcgaagtcgAAGAAGGAATTCGGCGAATGGCTcgctgatcgtggattgctgtgGAAGGATCGACTTTGCCCCAACTGCGGAAGTCCAGTTAATGTTGCGAAGCAGACGAATGTGAACAGCCTTCATAAAGGCTAACCTAACGGCCCTCCTTAGGGCCACCAAGTTGCGAATACAAAAATGTGAGATAAGAAGATCGAAAATGTGTGGATAAAAGTTATTGCATGCATGCTCAGTGATCGTGGAGTGCTATGGAATTCAGttccggttctttttttcttttgaagtaaCATATAATATGAATTGTTTAGTGATTTCTTGTAATTCTGTTCGGAGTAAAACGTAGTTGGGGATTGCCACTCACTGGCGCccttgtttctggaagtaaatagctaaatcagtcgggccctaagacctaagcattagacTTAGAGGATCTAAGTTAGAGgaacatgtaagctaaagttactaagagaaaaaagtaagacagatcgtccagaagtaagttcgccactgagtggccacACAACTATTACATTTTTCCCTTGCTTAGAAGACTTGGTAAAGTGAAAAgagtagtagttccagctctgtcttcctttttactTAGTAGCTTCAACCTACATGtcgtggatcctctaagactgctgcttaggtcttagggccccgactgactcGGCCACTCAACTGTGCTCCATTGTCTTTTTCGTGCCCTGGGTGCAGGTACAGTACTAGCACAGTGGAAGTTCCCGCCACGATTCTCTTCGAGCGGTCACTCCAGGTAGGGTTCGATTTACGAATTTGGATGGCATTCTGCGGTAGGGCATTGTTAAAAGAAACATAGAAGCGCTAGAAAACTCAGTACCCAATTTGTATTACATTAGGTATATCTTAACATCTTCTGGGATAGAAATTGTCGCGAACAGTTCTGTAATGAAGATCAAATATGTGGAAGGAAATAAGCCAAAGATGATGAAGTTGTAAAGATTAGTTGAGCAGAACGAGCCTAATGATGAAACTAGTGTCATTTGGAAGTATCATCTGAGTTCCAtgcatttaatttttaatatcaTCATTGCATTCACATATGCAACCAGTGAGGCCCTTATTTCCTGAAGCtctaaattacttttttctcttagtaacttaagtttgCATGTCATatatcctctaagactaatgcttaggccttagggtcccgattaaatatttatttaattatgatGGAGggtgatttaattatttacttcgagaaataagacctccactgagtgccccctccaactacactttacccggAAATTGCTAACTGAAAGCATTTGAACGAAACATTAATGAAAACAGtccaccttttttctttcgactGCTCCACACTCATTATCAGAACCAGGTTGTTGCTGTTGGACAGAAGCTCGAACAAGCGAAAATGCTGATAAATTTTCATGATAAGTGTATGGAAACAGAGGAAAGTAAGCACGGCGAACCATTTTACGACCATTAGACCATGATGCAAGAATAGCGATAGCGCGATCATTGTCAGCCGATCTAACGCGGGTCGCATCGTTATGCGCTTAACGTTACTGTTTTTGGTAGCTGTTTTGGATCTGGTATCCGGAGACAGAACTGTGAAAGCGGCTGCCGACAGGGTTGATCAACTACCGAACATCTCATTCGAGATTAACTATGAACAGTTTGCTGGTTATTTAAATTCGACTGTTGGCAATGAACTATATGCACTGCACTATTGGTAAGGcagcttttcttttgttaattCTACACCATCTTACTGTAATTTGAGCATTAAATATGGCTGACAGTGTGGGAGTTCGAATGCCAAGGCATCTCCTcatattttacattatttcgTTAATTTCGGAAAATTTAAGCTAAAACTATCTAAAACCCATTTTCCTACTATCTACTCACTTTAGTTTCATCCCCAGGGAAAAGTCCCAGACAAAAAATGGCAGAAACAACTTCTCTCGTGCTGAATGAGTATTTCCGTatgatttttgcagaagacATCTTTCGAATAATTTGATTCTCTTTCCTATATACGATTGAGtttgcagatttttcattgatcaatgaCCCTCTCGATCCATATGTAGATTGTGAATGAGCTGTGGATCCGTGAACAATTCTTTACTTGGTACAAATTATTCCAAACTTATATCAAAACAAGGaacttattcatttatctcatattttttcCCAAAGAAATTTGATAATTTCGTTTAGGAAGAATTGTCGGAGCGAAAGAAAGATAAAGTGCTCTTACTGGTCTCCATAGGTTTCGTGTACACATAGATGGGGGCACACCTCTTTCCAATAAATCTTTTCATGGTACATAAACGGTAAACTAGAATAGATGCTAAACCCTCCATATTTATTAACTGCACCATGCAGCTCTccgtagtagggtcaaaacgacatgaagcacatacgcaattgcgtatgcggccGTACacttacgcagttgcgtacgtaTACGGCCGCGgattctctcgaggcgcttcggcgCAGCGTAGCGGGTAGGAGTGTGGTGAAACCGTTGCTgtcaccacccatcgctgcagtttgcggcgATCCCAACTCCGTCACAACCGCTgcctctaccgcgccgcttcgagttcgtaggcaaatgcaccgcaactacacacatgattcatgtcgttttgacccaactatacgtGATTATTTAAATTTCGACCTTTACtccaaaatttctggatttaatcCTGTAACTTTTCGCTCACTCTTTCCATgtaaaaccatttttttgcaaaaaaaaaattattatttcgaAAAGGTTAACTATAGATTCGATTCAATTTTAGGTATATAGAATCACAGTACAATACCAGCAGTGATCCACTCATATTGTACATTAATGGCATACAATGCAGTTCAATTTACGGTATGATTATGGACATCGGTCCATTGCGCTCGTATGGCGAACAGCAACCAATGTACGAGAATGTTTTTTCATGGAACAAGGTACGGTAGTTGTAAACTCGTTACAAGCACCCTTTCATATTTAGCTCTAGGCATGGTGAAGTAGTAGAAAACGCTTTTTTCAGGTGGCTAATCTCTTAGTTATTGACGCTCCTGGTGTGGGATATTCTGCACCGGTTGCAGAAAGTTTTAACGATGAGAAGGTAATgtaggaagaagtggaaggAATGAGTTGGTGAAGGAACTTGAAGCGATGTTGGTGTGCTCAGGTCTCTTCTGCTCTGGAGAGCGCTTTGACCAATTTCTTCACCGTCTTCCCTGAACGCATCGGTAATCGATTCTATTTGGCTGGTGAAGGCTATGCTTCTGTCTATGTGACAAATGTTGCGtggaaaattctacaaaaattggCTGTCAGCCAACTGCAGATCAATGTTCAGGTAACTGCAAGAAACTTGTTGAGTGTTGTTGCTGTGAGCTAGTACTAAACTATTTTTCCAGGGATTATTGATTGGAAATGGATTAGTGAGCGCTCAGACAGAGTACAATACTTTGCTGCCCATTGCTTATACACATGCATTCGCTGGGAAAGAGTACGTTGCATGCTACAGATTTATTGactttactgtatttttttgggcattgaaatttttcatgctttaaaaaatatgagaaagctCCCTCTAACGTGTTGCTGCGTACTTCTCTGAGTATTTCCAAGAGAAAATCTTGGAATTAACGGCGTTCACCTATCGtggtactttaaaaaaaccttgaaactTTGTGTCAACAGTCTCTAAAATCACTATCACACGATGTTttcctaaaggcatcaccccaagaatttgaggtggtacggatttcaggtggagtattcgtatacggggcttcgagcgttccggtgcgctatttcctacaacgagttcggttggagcgcgccagccttgtgcacgcgcctcatctgtcggaccgttttttacggcaattaaga
This is a stretch of genomic DNA from Necator americanus strain Aroian chromosome II, whole genome shotgun sequence. It encodes these proteins:
- a CDS encoding hypothetical protein (NECATOR_CHRII.G4209.T4); its protein translation is MIPAEASISVRDSCVAYVVSGGKARWTSRPCATTAYYLCAFTPIGTERSREEALPTTEAPKIIFEGSRLPAAVGEIFAPAKYCDAETRKGIRYPKTRACTEARIACPDPENIVGTIIRYCNCQTAKWEPADTTNCSHKWIAEIRSALERGEAAEEISSRIAADLESTLSRQLYGGDITGSVSLNNDVLQLARSQYAALNDRYERQSKATNFTESFGSSGNHLLSPKALPVWEELTAPIRIDHASTLMAALEQSAILLADNSIDQKKRLQYSNWAMEIDIRQPEAYAAPDDNSMGGARSGSRPEFSPSMEDDHFQTFAAAASPVTTAAPPPSVQFSGFSQSPIITLPSLSVLKSSANAASPQKAVGSSAFFHPGVGPSSQQSLDRSRLRLGYYVFTTFGQLLAENGKTIVNSHVIGASVDDATRSLNLPPDQPATFTFYHLRKNGVSNPRCVFWNLDLREWSTEGCRMLSTNNDATECACDHLTSFAILMDVSGKVSEYTGTAAAALDVVSIIGCALSVVCLALSLFVFTFFRSLYNVRNTIHRNLCLSLLLAELIFVIGMDRTGNRVGCSIVALLLHYFFLASFCWMLLEGYQLYQMLIQVFEPDKTRVLLYYLFSYGFPAVVVAVSAGVAWHNYGTDRYCWINTSTPTLWAFIGPVVVVILANVIFLAIALRVVLSVRTRDRNKSDRVFGWLKGSATLLCLLGITWIFGFLTAVNNTGGIVFAWIFTILNCSQGVFIFILHVVLNEKVRITIVRWLRSGVCCLPDKTSADNSRDYISSKHRFMNMMKANYNSGSSPDTASTDDKEKQLTPTTKTNEWLQRLTAENQEVSPLSSPRFSDDVEPAPEDQISSYSDPRISGSHLDGIGDPVEKHAPVKRKKFPLGASETERGSKHVVVERF
- a CDS encoding hypothetical protein (NECATOR_CHRII.G4209.T3) — protein: MIPAEASISVRDSCVAYVVSGGKARWTSRPCATTAYYLCAFTPIGTERSREEALPTTEAPKIIFEGSRLPAAVGEIFAPAKYCDAETRKGIRYPKTRACTEARIACPDPENIVGTIIRYCNCQTAKWEPADTTNCSHKWIAEIRSALERGEAAEEISSRIAADLESTLSRQLYGGDITGSVSLNNDVLQLARSQYAALNDRYERQSKATNFTESFGSSGNHLLSPKALPVWEELTAPIRIDHASTLMAALEQSAILLADNSIDQKKRLQYSNWAMEIDIRQPEAYAAPDDNSMGGARSGSRPEFSPSMEDDHFQTFAAAASPVTTAAPPPSVQFSGFSQSPIITLPSLSVLKSSANAASPQKAVGSSAFFHPGVGPSSQQSLDRSRLRLGYYVFTTFGQLLAENGKTIVNSHVIGASVDDATRSLNLPPDQPATFTFYHLRKNGVSNPRCVFWNLDLREWSTEGCRMLSTNNDATECACDHLTSFAILMDVSGKVSEYTGTAAAALDVVSIIGCALSVVCLALSLFVFTFFRSLYNVRNTIHRNLCLSLLLAELIFVIGMDRTGNRVGCSIVALLLHYFFLASFCWMLLEGYQLYQMLIQVFEPDKTRVLLYYLFSYGFPAVVVAVSAGVAWHNYGTDRYCWINTSTPTLWAFIGPVVVVILANVIFLAIALRVVLSVRTRDRNKSDRVFGWLKGSATLLCLLGITWIFGFLTAVNNTGGIVFAWIFTILNCSQGVFIFILHVVLNEKVRITIVRWLRSGVCCLPDKTSADNSRDYISSKHRFMNMMKANYNSGSSPDTASTDDKEKQLTPTTKTNEWLQRLTAENQEVSPLSSPRFSDDVEPAPEDQISSYSDPRGSHLDGIGDPVEKHAPVKRKKFPLGASETERGSKHVVVERF
- a CDS encoding hypothetical protein (NECATOR_CHRII.G4209.T5), with the translated sequence MTQHGPVPTSSACKAVAPPTSRRLRRRRRQQNSGTVLCAYGKQLYECSVAPEIDRLSMYKPMEEPSLTSPTPLTAETGPAAVGEIFAPAKYCDAETRKGIRYPKTRACTEARIACPDPENIVGTIIRYCNCQTAKWEPADTTNCSHKWIAEIRSALERGEAAEEISSRIAADLESTLSRQLYGGDITGSVSLNNDVLQLARSQYAALNDRYERQSKATNFTESFGSSGNHLLSPKALPVWEELTAPIRIDHASTLMAALEQSAILLADNSIDQKKRLQYSNWAMEIDIRQPEAYAAPDDNSMGGARSGSRPEFSPSMEDDHFQTFAAAASPVTTAAPPPSVQFSGFSQSPIITLPSLSVLKSSANAASPQKAVGSSAFFHPGVGPSSQQSLDRSRLRLGYYVFTTFGQLLAENGKTIVNSHVIGASVDDATRSLNLPPDQPATFTFYHLRKNGVSNPRCVFWNLDLREWSTEGCRMLSTNNDATECACDHLTSFAILMDVSGKVSEYTGTAAAALDVVSIIGCALSVVCLALSLFVFTFFRSLYNVRNTIHRNLCLSLLLAELIFVIGMDRTGNRVGCSIVALLLHYFFLASFCWMLLEGYQLYQMLIQVFEPDKTRVLLYYLFSYGFPAVVVAVSAGVAWHNYGTDRYCWINTSTPTLWAFIGPVVVVILANVIFLAIALRVVLSVRTRDRNKSDRVFGWLKGSATLLCLLGITWIFGFLTAVNNTGGIVFAWIFTILNCSQGVFIFILHVVLNEKVRITIVRWLRSGVCCLPDKTSADNSRDYISSKHRFMNMMKANYNSGSSPDTASTDDKEKQLTPTTKTNEWLQRLTAENQEVSPLSSPRFSDDVEPAPEDQISSYSDPRGSHLDGIGDPVEKHAPVKRKKFPLGASETERGSKHVVVERF